The Pygocentrus nattereri isolate fPygNat1 chromosome 2, fPygNat1.pri, whole genome shotgun sequence genome has a window encoding:
- the LOC108434828 gene encoding cornifelin homolog B-like, which yields MASKVIIQQPKPLVVDATSDQWSTSICECESVNECCFSVWCFPCFACITARDHGECLCLPLLDTFGIIPPVTLSMRVSMRKRYGITDTICNDCVYAFFCGPCSWCQIRREMKARLHPVTLLNNRPLG from the exons ATGGCAAGCAAGGTGATCATCCAGCAGCCCAAGCCACTGGTAGTGGATGCTACCTCGGACCAGTGGTCCACCAGCATCTGCGAGTGTGAAAGCGTTAACGAAT gctgtttctctgtgtggtgCTTCCCTTGCTTTGCCTGCATCACAGCGCGGGACCATGGCGAATGCCTGTGCCTCCCTCTCCTGGACACATTCGGCATTATCCCCCCAGTCACACTCTCCATGAGGGTGTCAATGCGCAAACGCTACGGCATCACA gACACTATCTGCAACGACTGTGTGTATGCCTTCTTCTGTGGCCCATGTAGCTGGTGTCAAATCAGGCGAGAGATGAAGGCCAGACTTCACCCTGTCACACTGCTCAACAACAGGCCATTGGGCTAA